The following proteins are encoded in a genomic region of Desulfosporosinus youngiae DSM 17734:
- a CDS encoding VOC family protein — MKFRFDHNNINVLNLQKSLEFYKEALGLVEVKRTERPEFTLVYLGDGSTQHSLELTWLNGRTEPYDLGENEFHVAFRVDNFEAAYEHHKQMGCVCYENKEMGIYFINDPDNYWLEIIPRGL, encoded by the coding sequence ATGAAATTTCGATTTGACCATAACAATATCAATGTCTTAAACCTTCAGAAGAGCCTTGAATTCTATAAGGAAGCTCTGGGATTAGTTGAGGTTAAAAGAACTGAACGGCCAGAATTTACCCTCGTTTATCTTGGAGACGGTTCTACTCAACACAGCTTGGAACTGACTTGGCTGAATGGGCGAACTGAGCCTTATGACTTAGGAGAAAACGAATTCCATGTTGCGTTTAGAGTTGACAATTTTGAAGCCGCTTATGAGCATCACAAACAAATGGGGTGTGTCTGTTACGAGAATAAAGAAATGGGCATATATTTCATTAATGATCCGGATAACTATTGGTTAGAAATTATCCCAAGGGGACTTTAA